In the Deltaproteobacteria bacterium genome, CGCGACACCGCGGCATCCACCGTCGTTAGTTCCGCCGCCGTGAGGAATGGCGCGACCGCTCCGGCCGCCGCCCCGCCGCGCTGCGCGAGCAATCGTCGCGTTGGCAGCGCGAGCGCCACGGTGCCGATTGCACCCAGCCGCAAGACTTGCCGACGCGTGAGTGGGAGGTCGAAGCGAACATTCGACTCGCGCGACATGGCGCGGCTTCTAAGTCGGGGGGTGTTCGATTGTCAAGAACGAAAGAGCCGTGACCCAACGCGGCAGCTCCACCTGGTTCGGTAGTGTTTCGGTTTGAAGCCCCGGGCGACCGCCTAACAAACGTTCACCAACGGTTGACGGCGTGGCGACGGTTTGGTTAAGCAGCCGCCATCCGCTCGGATCGTTCCGGCGAAACCAACACAGCTACGGAGGACTCCTTCATGGACGACGAAAAACTTGCTGAGAAGCTCAAGGAACTTACCTTCACCGGCGGTCACCGCGCCATGTCGATCGAAGACGTGGTGACGATTCAGCCCGGCCTCGGCCGCCTCATGCCCGAGGTCGGCGCCCGCACGTGGAAACTCTTCTACGCCGCCAAGGCCGGCAACTGGCCGATGGCGAAGTTCCAGTGGAAGGAAATCAAAGGCCTGTTCGAACTCGGCGCCTTCACCCGGCCGAAGCACGAGGACGCGCTGAATCAATACATGGAAGAAAACTGGAAGACGCTCGAAGGGCCGCTGGACAAGAAAGACTTCGCCGCCTTCGAAGAGGCCTTCCACAAGTGCGTCGACGCGGCCAACGCCTACCACGAACTGAAGGAGAAGCCGTACATCGTGTGGAAGCTGCCCGACGCACCGCCGCCCGATATGGATCTGCGGCCACGGGGAGCGGCGAAAAAGTAAGAATCGTGACTCGTGAATCGTGAGCCGTGAGGCGTGAGTCGCCGGAGGTAGTCGGACAGCCACAGGCTGGAAGCCTGTGCCACTCACGAGTCACGGTTCACGAGTCACGACGTTCACGGCTTCCGCTCGCTGAATAACCGCACGCGGCGTTCGACGCTGGCGAGGCCGCGCTCCATGGCGGCGACAGTGTCGCGCGCGGCGGCGACCGGATCGCTGGCGTCCCGAATCGGCCGGCCTACCATCAAGTAGTCAGCGCCGGCACGGACCGCTTCTTCGGACGTCATCGCGCGCTGCTGATTCGGATCGTCGCCGTCACCCTCCTGTGCTTGAGCACCGGGGGTGATGATGATGAAGCCGCGTCCGCACTCCTTGCGAATGCGGCCGATCTCGAGCGGCGACGTGATCACACCGTCCATGCCGGCGAGCTTCGCGAGCCGCGCCAAGCGCACCACCTGACCTTCGACACCGCTCATCACGCCAACGCGCTTGAGGTCGTCGCGGTTCAGACTGGTCAGCACAGTGACGGCGAGAATCTTCGGCTTGCGGAGGCCTTCACTGCGGCAGACTTTGCCGACCTCGTTGACCGTGCGTTGCATCATCTCGAGACTGCCGGAGGCGTGCAGATCGAACATGCGCGCGCCCATGCGCGCGGCTTCGACGCCGGCTTTGGCAACGGTGCGCGGGATGTCGTGAAACTTGAGATCGAGAAACACTTCGCCGCCGCGATCGCGGATGTCGCGCACGATCTGCGGGCCGGCATGCAGGAAGAGTTGCTTGCCGACCTTGAACATGCCGACGTCCTGCGCCAGCTTGGCAACCAGTTCGAGCGCCTCGCGCACCGAGCCCACGTCGAGCGCGAAGATGAGGCGCGACCGCATCCCGCTCTGGTGGCCGCCGAACGGCCACTGCAAGGTCATGAGGCCAGCTCCGTGCGCACCATCGTTGCGATGCGCTCGACCACTTCATCGACGCGCACGTCAGTCGCATGCGCGTCGCGCCGGTGTTTGAACTCCACACAGCCGCGCGCCAGGCTCTTGGCGCCGACGGTAACGCGCAGCGGGATGCCGATCAGATCCGCGTCCTTGAACTTCACTCCCGGTCGTTCGTCGCGGTCGTCGAGCAAGACCTCGATGCCCGCGTGTTCGAGTTGAGCCACAAGCGACTCGGCGGCCGAGCGTAAGGCCTCGTCGTTCCAGTTCACCGGCACAACGTGGACGTGCGCCGGCGCGATCGCCAGCGGCCAGATGATGCCGTTGGCGTCGTGGTGCTGCTCGATCGCCGCCGCCGCGGTGCGGGTCACACCAATGCCGTAGCAGCCCATCACCATCGGGTGCTCTTGGCCGCCGGCGTCGAGGTAGGTCGCCTTCATCGGCACGCTGTACTTGGTGCCGAGATAGAAGATGTTGCCGACCTCGATGCCACGGTGCGCTTCGAAGACGCCACCGTCACAGCGCGGACACCGGTCGCCCGCGCGCGCCGCGCGCAGGTCGGCGAACTGGAGCGCGGGAAGATCGCGGGCCTGGTCGATGTCGACGAGGTGATGATCCACTTCGTTGGCGCCAGTGACCGCGCCGCTGAT is a window encoding:
- the pyrF gene encoding orotidine-5'-phosphate decarboxylase codes for the protein MRSRLIFALDVGSVREALELVAKLAQDVGMFKVGKQLFLHAGPQIVRDIRDRGGEVFLDLKFHDIPRTVAKAGVEAARMGARMFDLHASGSLEMMQRTVNEVGKVCRSEGLRKPKILAVTVLTSLNRDDLKRVGVMSGVEGQVVRLARLAKLAGMDGVITSPLEIGRIRKECGRGFIIITPGAQAQEGDGDDPNQQRAMTSEEAVRAGADYLMVGRPIRDASDPVAAARDTVAAMERGLASVERRVRLFSERKP